Proteins encoded by one window of Arabidopsis thaliana chromosome 2, partial sequence:
- a CDS encoding PttA/En/Spm family plant transposase — MSEIDRDGPQISDNSSQHSTQRTLSLEEKNEIFLKCTHKDGKGNPYGLGSLVETLNKRKRKECYASSSTSTIVDLQDQLQKKISKHEAQNAKRDEEHRQYQYRMEKLASPLHEGKRS, encoded by the exons ATGTCTGAAATAGATCGGGATGGTCCTCAAATTTCTGACAATTCCTCTCAGCATTCAACTCAGCGTACACTCAGCcttgaagagaagaatgagATATTTCTTAAG TGTACTCATAAAGATGGCAAAGGTAACCCTTATGGCCTTGGATCGCTTGTGGAGACgctgaacaaaagaaaaaggaaggaGTGTTATGCGAGCTCTTCTACATCAACCATTGTGGATCTTCAAGATCAGTTGCAGAAGAAGATATCAAAACATGAAGCTCAAAATGCAAAACGTGATGAGGAGCACCGGCAATATCAATATCGGATGGAGAAGCTAGCTTCTCCTCTTCATGAAGGAAAAAGATCTTGA
- a CDS encoding hAT family dimerization domain-containing protein (hAT family dimerisation domain; FUNCTIONS IN: protein dimerization activity; INVOLVED IN: biological_process unknown; LOCATED IN: cellular_component unknown; CONTAINS InterPro DOMAIN/s: HAT dimerisation (InterPro:IPR008906); BEST Arabidopsis thaliana protein match is: General transcription factor 2-related zinc finger protein (TAIR:AT1G35150.1); Has 1024 Blast hits to 763 proteins in 58 species: Archae - 2; Bacteria - 6; Metazoa - 608; Fungi - 2; Plants - 377; Viruses - 0; Other Eukaryotes - 29 (source: NCBI BLink).), protein MDVIKENCKRDEKSWYMKKPENPTISEVINSDGNNNQQERADEVDPENKVDNLDEVVQVDENEFENKQQEQAEVVFEKKKTTSVYNDWRNLSKRLEEHEGSHDHIICMTRWTELESRLQNKTTIDKYVQQEINKEKIHWREVLVRIIALVKTLAKNNLAFRGENKKIGEDRNGNFLSFIEMIAEFDVVMREHIRKIGAGEIYSHYLSPKIQNELISMLAQEIRLMIMKTIRASKYFSIILDCTPDISHKEQMTILIRCVDISSTPIKVEEFFLKFLEVNDKTGEGLFSTIQEVLIDMELEIDDVRGHGWDIFKEMVKGLTLKSLSQTRWESHLESVKAIRFQTPEIRDALLYLAEKTDDPKTRKAMDIEAEFPVKKKKIIRRKKHFDHGNMKLSTEEDFRINYFLTLIDQALISLESRFEQFQRYEQTFGFLFDLQKLTYANDENLMASCVNLESSLKHGEHSDIDGADLFMELKVLREVLPNEVTKPIKVLDFLKRVEGCYPNTWISFRILLTILVSVASAERSFSKLKLIKNYLRSTMSQDRLNGLAILSIERAMLEKIDYATVMDDFAGKNASRIIFTQ, encoded by the exons ATGGAtgtgataaaagaaaattgcaaAAGAGACGAGAAGAGTTG GTACATGAAAAAACCTGAAAATCCTACAATTTCTGAAGTCATTAATTCTGATGGAAACAATAACCAACAAGAACGAGCTGATGAAGTGGATCCAGAGAATAAAGTGGACAATTTGGATGAAGTGGTTCAAGTGGATGAGAATGAATTTGAGAataaacaacaagaacaagctGAAGTTGtctttgaaaagaagaaaa CAACTAGTGTGTACAATGATTGGAGAAATCTTTCGAAGCGACTCGAAGAACATGAAGGCAGCCATGACCACATTATTTGTATGACTCGTTGGACTGAGTTAGAGTCTAGACTACAGAACAAAACAACGATTGATAAGTATGTCCaacaagaaataaacaaagaaaagattcatTGGAGGGAAGTACTAGTGAGGATCATTGCATTAGTGAAGACTCTCGCTAAAAATAACTTAGCATTTAgaggagaaaataaaaagattggTGAAGACAGAAATGGGaattttttgagttttattgaGATGATTGCAGAGTTTGATGTAGTGATGAGAGAGCATATCAGAAAAATTGGTGCAGGTGAGATATATTCTCATTATCTAAGTCCCAAGATTCAAAATGAGTTGATAAGTATGCTGGCCCAAGAGATTAGACTTATGATCATGAAGACGATTCGTGCTTCAAAGTACTTCTCCATAATTCTTGATTGTACTCCAGATATTAGTCATAAAGAACAGATGACTATTCTCATTCGATGTGTGGATATTTCTTCAACACCAATTAAGGTTGAAGaattctttttgaaatttttggaaGTCAATGATAAAACAGGTGAAGGGCTGTTCTCTACGATTCAAGAAGTACTAATTGATATGGAGTTAGAGATTGATGATGTGAGAGGACATGG GTGGGATATATTTAAAGAGATGGTAAAAGGTTTAACACTTAAATCCTTATCTCAAACTCGTTGGGAGAGTCATCTCGAAAGTGTCAAAGCAATACGGTTTCAGACTCCTGAAATCAGAGATGCTTTACTTTACTTGGCAGAAAAGACCGACGATCCAAAAACACGAA AGGCTATGGATATAGAAGCTGAATTTCctgtgaaaaagaagaagatcattagaagaaagaagcatTTTGATCATGGGAATATGAAATTGTCAACAGAGGAGGATTTCAGAATTAATTACTTCCTTACACTCATAGATCAAGCTCTAATTTCTCTTGAGTCAAGGTTTGAGCAATTCCAAAGGTATGAACaaacttttggatttttgtttgatttacaAAAATTGACATATGCAAATGATGAAAACTTGATGGCATCATGTGTGAATCTTGAATCATCCCTTAAGCATGGTGAGCATTCTGATATAGATGGGGCTGACTTGTTTATGGAACTAAAAGTTCTACGAGAAGTGCTACCAAATGAAGTTACGAAACCTATTAAAGTGTTGgattttttgaaaagagtGGAGGGTTGTTATCCTAACACATGGATTTCGTTTCGGATATTATTGACTATTCTAGTGTCAGTTGCTTCAGCCGAAAGAAGTTTTTCTAAGCTTAAGTTGATCAAGAATTATTTGAGGTCCACCATGTCACAGGATAGGCTCAATGGGTTAGCCATATTATCAATTGAGAGAGCAATGCTTGAAAAGATTGATTATGCGACTGTGATGGATGACTTTGCAGGGAAAAATGCAAGCAGGATCATATTTACTCAGTAG
- the RPA1A gene encoding replication protein A 1A (replication protein A 1A (RPA1A); FUNCTIONS IN: DNA binding, nucleic acid binding; INVOLVED IN: in 6 processes; LOCATED IN: nuclear chromatin; EXPRESSED IN: 23 plant structures; EXPRESSED DURING: 13 growth stages; CONTAINS InterPro DOMAIN/s: Replication factor-a protein 1 Rpa1 (InterPro:IPR004591), Nucleic acid-binding, OB-fold-like (InterPro:IPR016027), Nucleic acid-binding, OB-fold (InterPro:IPR012340), Nucleic acid binding, OB-fold, tRNA/helicase-type (InterPro:IPR004365), Replication factor A, C-terminal (InterPro:IPR013955), Replication factor-A protein 1, N-terminal (InterPro:IPR007199); BEST Arabidopsis thaliana protein match is: Replication factor-A protein 1-related (TAIR:AT4G19130.1); Has 35333 Blast hits to 34131 proteins in 2444 species: Archae - 798; Bacteria - 22429; Metazoa - 974; Fungi - 991; Plants - 531; Viruses - 0; Other Eukaryotes - 9610 (source: NCBI BLink).), with the protein MPVLEIKMIGRSQERSQERYRFLISDGVSAQHAMVAVQLNDRVKSGQFEKGSIVQLIDYICSDVKGRKLIVVLNMETIVQQSETIGNPTIFGETDTEAQKTFSGTGNIPPPNRVVFNEPMVQHSVNRAPPRGVNIQNQANNTPSFRPSVQPSYQPPASYRNHGPIMKNEAPARVIPIAALNPYQGRWAIKARVTAKGDIRRYNNAKGDGKVFSFDLLDYDGGEIRVTCFNALVDRFYDVTEVGKVYLISKGSLKPAQKNFNHLKNEWEIFLESTSTVELCPDEDGSIPKQQFSFRPISDIENAENNTILDVIGVVTSVNPSVPILRKNGMETHRRILNLKDESGKAVEVTLWGEFCNRDGRQLEEMVDSAFHPVLAIKAGKVSDFSGKSVGTISSTQLFINPDFPEAHKLRTWFDYGGKDTASFSISRDTMPGGVSRNEIRKNVSQIKEEGLGRSDKPDWITVKATISFIKTDSFCYTACPLMIGDKQCNKKVTRSGTNRWLCDRCNQESDECDYRYLLQVQIQDHTGLTWITAFQETGEEIMGCPAKKLYAMKYELEKEEEFAEIVRDRLFHQYMLKLKIKEESYGDEQRVKMTVVKVDKVNYTSESKYMLDLLVR; encoded by the exons ATGCCG GTTTTAGAAATCAAAATGATAGGAAGAAGTCAAGAGAGAAGCCAGGAGAGGTATCGTTTCCTCATTTCAGATGGTGTTTCTGCTCAACATGCTATGGTCGCGGTTCAGCTTAATGATCGAGTCAAGTCAGGACAATTTGAGAAAGGATCTATCGTTCAGCTGATTGATTACATTTGTAGCGACGTTAAAGGCCGCAA GCTTATTGTGGTGCTGAACATGGAGACGATAGTACAACAGTCTGAAACCATTGGGAACCCTACAATATTTGGAGAAACAGATACAGAAGCCCAGAAGACATTTTCAGGTACGGGCAATATACCGCCTCCGAACAGGGTTGTTTTTAATGAACCAATGGTTCAGCATTCTGTTAATAGAGCACCTCCCAGGGGTGTAAACATTCAAAATCAAGCCAACAATACTCCAAGCTTCAGGCCATCTGTTCAACCTTCATATCAACCGCCTGCAAGTTACAGAAATCATGGACCCATCATGAAGAACGAGGCTCCAGCTCGAGTCATCCCTATTGCTGCTCTCAATCCATACCAAGGTCGATGGGCTATTAAGGCTAGAGTAACTGCGAAAGGAGATATCAGACGATATAACAATGCAAAAGGAGATGGAAAGGTTTTCTCGTTTGATCTGCTTGACTATGATGGAGGGGAGATTCGGGTTACGTGCTTTAATGCTCTTGTTGACCGTTTCTATGATGTTACTGAGGTTGGTAAGGTATATTTGATTTCAAAGGGAAGTTTGAAGCCTGCACAGAAAAATTTCAACCACTTAAAGAATGAATGGGAAATTTTCTTGGAGTCAACATCGACTGTGGAGCTTTGCCCTGATGAAGATGGCTCCATACCAAAGCAGCAATTCTCCTTCCGCCCAATAAGTGACATTGAGAACGCTGAGAACAATACCATACTCGATGTCATTGGTGTGGTGACTTCTGTGAACCCCTCGGTGCCAATCTTGAGAAAGAACGGGATGGAAACCCATAGGAGGATCCTGAATCTAAAGGATGAATCAGGAAAGGCTGTAGAGGTAACACTTTGGGGAGAATTCTGTAACCGAGATGGTCGGCAACTGGAAGAGATGGTTGATTCAGCTTTTCACCCGGTTTTAGCAATAAAAGCTGGAAAAGTAAGCGACTTCAGTGGGAAATCAGTAGGGACAATATCTTCAACACAGCTCTTCATAAATCCAGATTTCCCTGAAGCTCATAAACTACGGACCTGGTTCGATTACGGGGGAAAAGACACTGCTTCCTTCTCCATCTCCAGGGACACTATGCCTGGAGGAGTTTCCAGGAACGAGATAAGGAAAAATGTTTCTCAGATCAAAGAGGAAGGTCTTGGAAGATCAGATAAGCCTGACTGGATCACTGTGAAAGCAACCATATCATTCATCAAAACAGATAGCTTCTGTTATACAGCTTGTCCTTTGATGATCGGGGATAAACAATGCAACAAGAAGGTTACACGGTCTGGAACAAACAGGTGGCTCTGTGACCGGTGCAACCAAGAGTCTGATGAATGCGACTATAGATACCTTCTTCAGGTACAGATTCAAGACCACACTGGGTTGACTTGGATAACCGCGTTTCAAGAAACAGGAGAAGAAATAATGGGATGTCCGGCTAAGAAGCTTTACGCAATGAAATACGAATtggagaaggaggaagagtTCGCAGAGATTGTTAGAGACAGACTGTTTCATCAGTACATGTTGAAGCTGAAGATCAAAGAGGAATCGTATGGGGATGAACAAAGAGTGAAGATGACTGTTGTGAAGGTTGATAAGGTGAATTATACATCCGAGAGTAAATACATGCTTGATTTGCTCGTAAGGTAA
- the RPA1A gene encoding replication protein A 1A (replication protein A 1A (RPA1A); FUNCTIONS IN: DNA binding, nucleic acid binding; INVOLVED IN: in 6 processes; LOCATED IN: nuclear chromatin; EXPRESSED IN: 23 plant structures; EXPRESSED DURING: 13 growth stages; CONTAINS InterPro DOMAIN/s: Replication factor-a protein 1 Rpa1 (InterPro:IPR004591), Nucleic acid-binding, OB-fold-like (InterPro:IPR016027), Nucleic acid-binding, OB-fold (InterPro:IPR012340), Nucleic acid binding, OB-fold, tRNA/helicase-type (InterPro:IPR004365), Replication factor A, C-terminal (InterPro:IPR013955), Replication factor-A protein 1, N-terminal (InterPro:IPR007199); BEST Arabidopsis thaliana protein match is: Replication factor-A protein 1-related (TAIR:AT4G19130.1); Has 932 Blast hits to 912 proteins in 229 species: Archae - 16; Bacteria - 0; Metazoa - 191; Fungi - 147; Plants - 421; Viruses - 0; Other Eukaryotes - 157 (source: NCBI BLink).), producing MPVSLTPNAITAIHDGDVNLKPLLQVLEIKMIGRSQERSQERYRFLISDGVSAQHAMVAVQLNDRVKSGQFEKGSIVQLIDYICSDVKGRKLIVVLNMETIVQQSETIGNPTIFGETDTEAQKTFSGTGNIPPPNRVVFNEPMVQHSVNRAPPRGVNIQNQANNTPSFRPSVQPSYQPPASYRNHGPIMKNEAPARVIPIAALNPYQGRWAIKARVTAKGDIRRYNNAKGDGKVFSFDLLDYDGGEIRVTCFNALVDRFYDVTEVGKVYLISKGSLKPAQKNFNHLKNEWEIFLESTSTVELCPDEDGSIPKQQFSFRPISDIENAENNTILDVIGVVTSVNPSVPILRKNGMETHRRILNLKDESGKAVEVTLWGEFCNRDGRQLEEMVDSAFHPVLAIKAGKVSDFSGKSVGTISSTQLFINPDFPEAHKLRTWFDYGGKDTASFSISRDTMPGGVSRNEIRKNVSQIKEEGLGRSDKPDWITVKATISFIKTDSFCYTACPLMIGDKQCNKKVTRSGTNRWLCDRCNQESDECDYRYLLQVQIQDHTGLTWITAFQETGEEIMGCPAKKLYAMKYELEKEEEFAEIVRDRLFHQYMLKLKIKEESYGDEQRVKMTVVKVDKVNYTSESKYMLDLLVR from the exons ATGCCGGTGAGTTTGACTCCGAACGCAATCACGGCGATACATGACGGCGACGTGAATTTGAAGCCGTTGTTACAGGTTTTAGAAATCAAAATGATAGGAAGAAGTCAAGAGAGAAGCCAGGAGAGGTATCGTTTCCTCATTTCAGATGGTGTTTCTGCTCAACATGCTATGGTCGCGGTTCAGCTTAATGATCGAGTCAAGTCAGGACAATTTGAGAAAGGATCTATCGTTCAGCTGATTGATTACATTTGTAGCGACGTTAAAGGCCGCAA GCTTATTGTGGTGCTGAACATGGAGACGATAGTACAACAGTCTGAAACCATTGGGAACCCTACAATATTTGGAGAAACAGATACAGAAGCCCAGAAGACATTTTCAGGTACGGGCAATATACCGCCTCCGAACAGGGTTGTTTTTAATGAACCAATGGTTCAGCATTCTGTTAATAGAGCACCTCCCAGGGGTGTAAACATTCAAAATCAAGCCAACAATACTCCAAGCTTCAGGCCATCTGTTCAACCTTCATATCAACCGCCTGCAAGTTACAGAAATCATGGACCCATCATGAAGAACGAGGCTCCAGCTCGAGTCATCCCTATTGCTGCTCTCAATCCATACCAAGGTCGATGGGCTATTAAGGCTAGAGTAACTGCGAAAGGAGATATCAGACGATATAACAATGCAAAAGGAGATGGAAAGGTTTTCTCGTTTGATCTGCTTGACTATGATGGAGGGGAGATTCGGGTTACGTGCTTTAATGCTCTTGTTGACCGTTTCTATGATGTTACTGAGGTTGGTAAGGTATATTTGATTTCAAAGGGAAGTTTGAAGCCTGCACAGAAAAATTTCAACCACTTAAAGAATGAATGGGAAATTTTCTTGGAGTCAACATCGACTGTGGAGCTTTGCCCTGATGAAGATGGCTCCATACCAAAGCAGCAATTCTCCTTCCGCCCAATAAGTGACATTGAGAACGCTGAGAACAATACCATACTCGATGTCATTGGTGTGGTGACTTCTGTGAACCCCTCGGTGCCAATCTTGAGAAAGAACGGGATGGAAACCCATAGGAGGATCCTGAATCTAAAGGATGAATCAGGAAAGGCTGTAGAGGTAACACTTTGGGGAGAATTCTGTAACCGAGATGGTCGGCAACTGGAAGAGATGGTTGATTCAGCTTTTCACCCGGTTTTAGCAATAAAAGCTGGAAAAGTAAGCGACTTCAGTGGGAAATCAGTAGGGACAATATCTTCAACACAGCTCTTCATAAATCCAGATTTCCCTGAAGCTCATAAACTACGGACCTGGTTCGATTACGGGGGAAAAGACACTGCTTCCTTCTCCATCTCCAGGGACACTATGCCTGGAGGAGTTTCCAGGAACGAGATAAGGAAAAATGTTTCTCAGATCAAAGAGGAAGGTCTTGGAAGATCAGATAAGCCTGACTGGATCACTGTGAAAGCAACCATATCATTCATCAAAACAGATAGCTTCTGTTATACAGCTTGTCCTTTGATGATCGGGGATAAACAATGCAACAAGAAGGTTACACGGTCTGGAACAAACAGGTGGCTCTGTGACCGGTGCAACCAAGAGTCTGATGAATGCGACTATAGATACCTTCTTCAGGTACAGATTCAAGACCACACTGGGTTGACTTGGATAACCGCGTTTCAAGAAACAGGAGAAGAAATAATGGGATGTCCGGCTAAGAAGCTTTACGCAATGAAATACGAATtggagaaggaggaagagtTCGCAGAGATTGTTAGAGACAGACTGTTTCATCAGTACATGTTGAAGCTGAAGATCAAAGAGGAATCGTATGGGGATGAACAAAGAGTGAAGATGACTGTTGTGAAGGTTGATAAGGTGAATTATACATCCGAGAGTAAATACATGCTTGATTTGCTCGTAAGGTAA
- the PSBX gene encoding photosystem II subunit X (photosystem II subunit X (PSBX); FUNCTIONS IN: molecular_function unknown; INVOLVED IN: photosynthesis; LOCATED IN: chloroplast thylakoid membrane; EXPRESSED IN: 22 plant structures; EXPRESSED DURING: 13 growth stages; CONTAINS InterPro DOMAIN/s: Photosystem II protein PsbX (InterPro:IPR009518); Has 63 Blast hits to 63 proteins in 22 species: Archae - 0; Bacteria - 0; Metazoa - 0; Fungi - 0; Plants - 62; Viruses - 0; Other Eukaryotes - 1 (source: NCBI BLink).) — MASTSAMSLVTPLNQTRSSPFLKPLPLKPSKALVATGGRAQRLQVKALKMDKALTGISAAALTASMVIPEIAEAAGSGISPSLKNFLLSIASGGLVLTVIIGVVVGVSNFDPVKRT, encoded by the coding sequence ATGGCTTCTACCTCCGCGATGTCATTGGTCACACCACTTAACCAGACCCGTTCGTCTCCTTTCCTTAAGCCATTACCTCTGAAACCATCCAAGGCTTTGGTTGCAACTGGAGGCAGAGCACAGAGGCTTCAAGTTAAGGCCCTCAAGATGGACAAGGCTTTGACCGGTATCTCCGCGGCTGCTCTTACTGCTTCGATGGTGATTCCGGAGATAGCTGAAGCTGCTGGTTCTGGAATCTCTCCTTCCCTCAAGAATTTCTTGCTCAGCATTGCTTCTGGTGGCCTCGTCCTCACTGTCATCATTGGTGTCGTCGTCGGCGTCTCCAACTTTGACCCTGTCAAGAGAACCTAA
- the VPS2.1 gene encoding SNF7 family protein, giving the protein MLDKSIREIERERQGLQTQEKKLINEIKKTAKQGQMGAVKVMAKDLIRTRHQIEKFYKLKSQLQGVSLRIQTLKSTQAMGEAMKGVTKAMGQMNRQMNLPSLQKIMQEFERQNEKMEMVSEVMGDAIDDALEGDEEEEETEDLVSQVLDEIGIDINQELVNAPSGAVAVPAAKNKVVQAEATGAEDSGGIDSDLQARLDNLRKM; this is encoded by the exons ATGCTGGATAAGTCTAtcagagagatagagagggAGAGACAAGGCctacaaacacaagaaaagaaactcaTTAACGAGATTAAAAAGACCGCAAAGCAAGGCCAAATG GGAGCTGTTAAAGTGATGGCAAAGGATCTTATAAGAACGCGGCACCAGATTGAGAAGTTTTACAAGCTTAAATCTCAACTTCAAGGTGTATCTCTCAGGATCCAG ACTCTGAAATCTACACAAGCGATGGGTGAGGCGATGAAAGGTGTGACTAAAGCAATGGGGCAAATGAACAGGCAGATGAACCTTCCATCTCTGCAGAAAATCATGCAAGAATTTGAGAGGCAGAACGAGAAAATGGAGATGGTGTCTGAGGTTATGGGAGATGCTATTGATGATGCTTTGGAAggagatgaggaagaagaagagactgaAGATCTTGTTAGCCAAGTCCTTGACGAGATCGGTATCGACATCAACCAAGAG CTGGTGAATGCTCCATCTGGTGCGGTCGCAGTACCCGCAGCAAAGAACAAGGTGGTACAAGCTGAGGCGACCGGAGCTGAGGACAGTGGAGGTATAGATAGTGACCTTCAAGCAAGGTTGGATAACCTTAGAAAAATGTGA
- the VPS2.1 gene encoding SNF7 family protein (VPS2.1; CONTAINS InterPro DOMAIN/s: Snf7 (InterPro:IPR005024); BEST Arabidopsis thaliana protein match is: vacuolar protein sorting-associated protein 2.3 (TAIR:AT1G03950.1); Has 2524 Blast hits to 2516 proteins in 271 species: Archae - 17; Bacteria - 20; Metazoa - 1106; Fungi - 512; Plants - 555; Viruses - 5; Other Eukaryotes - 309 (source: NCBI BLink).) yields the protein MMNSIFGKRKTPAELLRENKRMLDKSIREIERERQGLQTQEKKLINEIKKTAKQGQMGAVKVMAKDLIRTRHQIEKFYKLKSQLQGVSLRIQTLKSTQAMGEAMKGVTKAMGQMNRQMNLPSLQKIMQEFERQNEKMEMVSEVMGDAIDDALEGDEEEEETEDLVSQVLDEIGIDINQELVNAPSGAVAVPAAKNKVVQAEATGAEDSGGIDSDLQARLDNLRKM from the exons ATGATGAATTCAATCTTCGGAAAGCGAAAAACTCCCGCAG AACTTCTGCGGGAGAACAAGCGGATGCTGGATAAGTCTAtcagagagatagagagggAGAGACAAGGCctacaaacacaagaaaagaaactcaTTAACGAGATTAAAAAGACCGCAAAGCAAGGCCAAATG GGAGCTGTTAAAGTGATGGCAAAGGATCTTATAAGAACGCGGCACCAGATTGAGAAGTTTTACAAGCTTAAATCTCAACTTCAAGGTGTATCTCTCAGGATCCAG ACTCTGAAATCTACACAAGCGATGGGTGAGGCGATGAAAGGTGTGACTAAAGCAATGGGGCAAATGAACAGGCAGATGAACCTTCCATCTCTGCAGAAAATCATGCAAGAATTTGAGAGGCAGAACGAGAAAATGGAGATGGTGTCTGAGGTTATGGGAGATGCTATTGATGATGCTTTGGAAggagatgaggaagaagaagagactgaAGATCTTGTTAGCCAAGTCCTTGACGAGATCGGTATCGACATCAACCAAGAG CTGGTGAATGCTCCATCTGGTGCGGTCGCAGTACCCGCAGCAAAGAACAAGGTGGTACAAGCTGAGGCGACCGGAGCTGAGGACAGTGGAGGTATAGATAGTGACCTTCAAGCAAGGTTGGATAACCTTAGAAAAATGTGA